CGGGCTGCCAGACGATGTGGCGCAACACCACGCTGGTCCGCATGTGGCAGCGGTTCAACGAGGTGTTCGACACGGTCGCGTACTACGGCTCGGACGAGCACGAGTGGGCGTACCTGTTCGGGCGCGCCGACGAGGTGGCCGACCCGACGGCGCTGATGGTCGAGCGCCTGCCGGCGTGCGGCTACCGGCCGGAGTCGATCGACGACCTGGCGCTGGTGGGCAACTCGATCCCGCCCTACCGGGTGCGCAACTCCTGAGCACGCGACCGGGGGGCCGTTCCGCCGCGCGGGACAGCCCCCCGTTCGTGTGGCACCGTTCGTGTGGCACCGTTCGTGTGGCACCGTTCGTGTGGCACCGTTCGTGTGGCACCGTTCGTGTGGCACCGTTCGTGTGGCACCGTTCGTGTGGCACCCCGGTCAGGCCAGGGCGGTGCGCAGGAAGTCCACCTGGAGCAGCAGCAGGTTCTCCGCCACCTGCTCCTGCGGGGTCATGTGGGTGACGCCCGACAGCGGCAGCACGGTGTGCGGGCGGCCGGCGGCGAGCAGCGCGCTGGACAGCCGCAGGGTGTGCGCGGCCACGACGTTGTCGTCGGCCAGGCCGTGCACGATCATCAGCGGGCGCTCCAGCTTCGGGGCGTCGGCGATGAGCGAGTTGGCCTCGTACACCTCGGGCTTCTCGTCCGGGTGGCCCAGGTAGCGCTCGGTGTAGTGGGTGTCGTAGAGGCTCCAGTCGGTGACCGGGGCACCCGCGATGCCCGCGTGGAAGACGTCCGGGCGGCGCAGCACGGCCAACGCGGCCAGGTAGCCGCCGTAGGACCAGCCGCGGATCGCCACCCGGGTCAGGTCGAGGTCGGGGTGGTCGGCGGCCACCGCGTGCAGGGCGTCCACCTGGTCGTCGAGGGTGGCGCCGGCGAAGTCGAACGCGATGTCGCGCTCCCACGCCGGCCCGCGGCCCGGGGTGCCCCGGCCGTCCACGACGAGCACGGCGAACCCCTGGTCCGCCAGCCACTGCGAGGTGAGGTAGGCGTTGCGGGCGGCCACGACGCGCTGCGCGTGCGGCCCGCCGTACGGGTCGAGCAGCACCGGCAGCTTCGTGCCCGGAACGTGGTCGCGCGGGAGCAGCAGCGCGGCGCGCAGGTCCCGCTCGCCGGCGGTCAGCAGGGTGACGCGCGGCGTGAGCCCGGGTTCCTCGGCGTGGTTGGCGATCACGCCGCCGGTCGACGTGGTCACCTTCACGCCGAAGTGGTCCAGGCCCGAGGAGGCCAGCAGCAGCACGCCGCCGCCGCGGACCGCGCCGTGCACGCCGTCCTCGGTGGACAGTCGGCGGACGTCGTCCGCCGTCACCAGGAACACGTGCGTCCGCGTCGGGTCGTCGGTGGAGGCGGTGACGAGCACGCCGTCCTCCCCCGCGTCGAGCACCGAGCGCACCTGGAAGCCGTCCGGCGTCCACGGCCGGTCGCCGACGACCAGCCGGTTCGCGCCGTCCACCGGCAGCACGCGCAGCAGCTCGCCGGCCGGCGTCCAGCGGGGTGAACCGGGCACCAGCTCCAGCCAGTGCGGGTCGGTGTCGTCGGCCAGCACCTCGGTGGCGCCGGTCGCCGGGTCCGCCGCGAGCACCAGGACGCGCCGCTGGTCGCGGGACTGGACCTGGATCAGCGGCCTGCCGTGCGAGGACCACACCGCCGTGTTCAGGTACGGGAACGCCTCGCGGTCCCACTCGACGTCCACCCGGCCGTCGCCGTCGGCGGCCAGGAACGACGCGGTGACGGTGGCGTTGGGCGTGCCCGCCGCCGGGTAGGCGATCTCGGTGGCCGGGGTCGCGGGGTTGGCCGGGTCGGCGATGTACCAGCGCCGGACCGGGGTGTTGTCGACGCGGGCGGCCAGGACGCGCGCGCCATCCGGGGAGAACCAGTACCCCCGGTAGCGGTGCATCTCCTCGGCGGCGATGAACTCGGCCAGGCCCCACGTGACGTCGTCGCCGTCCGGTGCGGCGACGACCCGGTCCACACCGGTCGCCAGGTCCACGACGTGCAGCGCGCCGTCCGCCACGTACCCGACGCGGCGGCCGGTCGGGTCCAGGCGGGGGTCGACGGCCGCGCCCGCGGCGGGCAGCTCGCGCACCGCCGCGGTGGCGAGCTCGACCACGAACAGCCGGCCGGAGAGCGCGAACACCGCCTGCCGCGCGTCGGCGTCCGTCGAGTAGCCGACGATGCCCGCGGCCTGCTCGCGGGTGCGCTCGCGCCGGGCCCGCTCCTCCGGGGGCAGGTCCTCGGGGTCGGTCAGCAGGGTCGCCGGGTCGACCAGCAGCGCCTCGGTCCCCGCCGCCGTGTCGAACTTCCACAGGCCGTTCGCCCGGCCCGCGGCCGAGGCGGTGCGCAGGAAGTACACCGCCGAGCCGTCGGGTGCGACGGTGAACGTCCGGGGTGCCCCGAGGGTGAACCGCTGGGTGCGCGCGTGCCGGCGCGGGAAGGAGGTCTCGTTGCCCACCCGGACACCCTAGGCGACCCCTGTCTTGGCGCGGGGGTGAACCGACGCCGTGACGGGGCCGTAATCGTCGTTGGAGCGATTGACGGACCGAGGAGGAGTTGAGTGTGATCCGACGAAACCGCGTCGCCATCGCCGTAGCGGGCGGCATGGCGGCCGTGCTCGCACTGGTCATGTGGACGTCGAACACCACCGTGCTGCGGGGCACGAACGTCGCGCAGACCGAGCAGGTGGGCGCCGCGGCCCAGGGCGACTACGGCGACGTCCAGGAGCCCCTGGCCCCTCCCACCAGCGAGGAAGCGGTGGCCGAGGACGAGGCGGCGGACGACCCGGCCGCCGGTGCGCCGGAGGGTCAGGCCGCGCCCGCGCCGTCGGGTCCCCGGATCACCCTGGTGGGCAAGAGCGTCCCGAAGATGGGCGACGTCGTGCAGGACGGCGACGGCCGCACGCTGTACCGGTTCGACAAGGACACCGCGAAGCCGGCGGCGAAGT
This region of Saccharothrix longispora genomic DNA includes:
- a CDS encoding COG4315 family predicted lipoprotein produces the protein MIRRNRVAIAVAGGMAAVLALVMWTSNTTVLRGTNVAQTEQVGAAAQGDYGDVQEPLAPPTSEEAVAEDEAADDPAAGAPEGQAAPAPSGPRITLVGKSVPKMGDVVQDGDGRTLYRFDKDTAKPAAKSNCEDQCAVTWPPLLSNGNTPALQGVDPALVSTVERADGSEQVTLDGWPLYTYAKDEAPGQWKGQGVGGTWFVVQPNGKRNVECLPPGVTAPAA
- a CDS encoding S9 family peptidase, which encodes MGNETSFPRRHARTQRFTLGAPRTFTVAPDGSAVYFLRTASAAGRANGLWKFDTAAGTEALLVDPATLLTDPEDLPPEERARRERTREQAAGIVGYSTDADARQAVFALSGRLFVVELATAAVRELPAAGAAVDPRLDPTGRRVGYVADGALHVVDLATGVDRVVAAPDGDDVTWGLAEFIAAEEMHRYRGYWFSPDGARVLAARVDNTPVRRWYIADPANPATPATEIAYPAAGTPNATVTASFLAADGDGRVDVEWDREAFPYLNTAVWSSHGRPLIQVQSRDQRRVLVLAADPATGATEVLADDTDPHWLELVPGSPRWTPAGELLRVLPVDGANRLVVGDRPWTPDGFQVRSVLDAGEDGVLVTASTDDPTRTHVFLVTADDVRRLSTEDGVHGAVRGGGVLLLASSGLDHFGVKVTTSTGGVIANHAEEPGLTPRVTLLTAGERDLRAALLLPRDHVPGTKLPVLLDPYGGPHAQRVVAARNAYLTSQWLADQGFAVLVVDGRGTPGRGPAWERDIAFDFAGATLDDQVDALHAVAADHPDLDLTRVAIRGWSYGGYLAALAVLRRPDVFHAGIAGAPVTDWSLYDTHYTERYLGHPDEKPEVYEANSLIADAPKLERPLMIVHGLADDNVVAAHTLRLSSALLAAGRPHTVLPLSGVTHMTPQEQVAENLLLLQVDFLRTALA